A window of the Lactuca sativa cultivar Salinas chromosome 5, Lsat_Salinas_v11, whole genome shotgun sequence genome harbors these coding sequences:
- the LOC128134231 gene encoding uncharacterized protein LOC128134231, translating into MTGHEFTLELLHRNPLQCLEVLRMSRESFVWLCAHFRVNYALKDSKHVSVEEKMAMFFMMIGHNQRYVIIKRRFQHLKQTIHKFFHEVLDKMLLFAHDIIVPTSFNPNPNILGHNRRLRQVFNGAVGALDGTLIHVVVPANKRDLYRSRGKDDSYQNVLAICDFNMMFTFVVAGWEGIAHDSRILSEALANPHAPFPLPPPGKFMVI; encoded by the coding sequence ATGACGGGgcatgaatttacgttagagttacTTCACCGTAATCCTCTACAATGTCTTGAAGTGCTACGTATGTCCCGTGAATCATTTGTTTGGCTATGTGCTCATTTTAGAGTAAACTACGCGTTAAAGGATAGCAAACATGTGTCGGTTGAGGAGAAGATGGCTATGTTTTTTATGATGATCGGTCATAACCAACGTTATGTGATTATCAAGCGGAGATTTCAACACTTAAAGCAAACAATTCATAAGTTTTTTCATGAAGTATTGGACAAAATGTTGCTTTTCGCACATGACATTATAGTGCCAACTTCTTTTAATCCGAATCCAAACATTCTGGGACATAATAGGCGGTTACGACAGGTGTTCAACGGAGCAGTTGGTGCACTTgatggcactttgatacatgtTGTTGTCCCTGCAAACAAACGGGATTTATATAGAAGTAGGGGAAAAGACGATTCTTACCAAAACGTATTGGCAATATGTGACTTCAACATGATGTTTACGTTTGTTGTGGCCGGTTGGGAAGGGATAGCACACGATTCTAGAATTTTATCAGAAGCATTAGCAAATCCACATGCACCATTCCCGCTCCCACCACCAGGTAAATTTATGGTTATTTAA